The following coding sequences are from one Alosa alosa isolate M-15738 ecotype Scorff River chromosome 13, AALO_Geno_1.1, whole genome shotgun sequence window:
- the LOC125306173 gene encoding uncharacterized protein LOC125306173 — protein sequence MNHPSVHNPEEFTGPEDPPEPSDAPADIVTEVCTTPSPVDDSIEMSNITPEKTVLPDIIDAMSKDSSNSVETTDPRELDISAESREDSSFRRPGRRSRPKDPPSRQDNNSADSADNSADVTDVPEKSEVAEDRRPATRPAPVIDQDVSSQELDVPVDKKGMSMVPRDSGRDKKPTDHAGPQRPNPRVAVLPLTGPWASEVVDLDSPETVDAPDRPDLYTDSEEVTMSQRRQAGRASMRSSSRREAAGDRDSPKAVGHPDRLDPATRDEEHPGTQTRRAVHMDLPASRTVVMDRDSAETRELLDPQALDTGSREVSVAQVRSERVRSHRLSATTSTAKSENQERTSPCGLCRTGAVTRGVPDAGESTTTVRHLDTEAESTEETPGPQHQRSPAGPVISRTTAGTTADKLDSVDSLRASSSERFERYGHTFGNTL from the exons ATGAATCATCCTTCTGTCCACAACCCAGAGGAATTCACAG GTCCAGAAGACCCACCTGAACCCTCAGATGCACCTGCAG ATATTGTCACAGAAGTGTGCACAACTCCAAGTCCAGTAGATGACTCCATTG AGATGTCTAATATCACTCCAGAAAAGACCGTTCTGCCAG ACATTATTGATGCAATGTCCAAAGACAGCAGCAACTCAGTTGAGACAACAG ATCCAAGAGAACTGGACATATCAGCAGAGAGCAGAG AGGACAGTAGTTTCAGGAGACCAGGGAGAAGGAGCAGACCAAAAG ATCCGCCATCACGCCAGGACAACAACTCAGCTG ACAGTGCCGATAACAGTGCTGATGTGACTGATGTGCCAGAGAAGAGTGAAGTGGCTGAAGACAGGCGTCCTGCTACAAGGCCAG CTCCAGTGATCGATCAAGATGTAAGTAGCCAGGAGCTGGACGTGCCAGTGGACAAGAAGGGAATGAGCATGGTGCCCAGAGACAGCGGCAGAGACAAGAAGCCAACAGACCACGCCGGACCTCAGAGACCAAACCCAAGAGTAGCCGTATTGCCACTCACCGGGCCCTGGGCCTCAGAGGTCGTAGACCTGGACAGTCCTGAGACTGTGGACGCTCCTGACCGCCCAGACCTGTACACAGACAGTGAGGAAGTCACCATGTCTCAGCGAAGACAGGCAGGGAGAGCCAGCATGCGCTCCAGCAGCCGCAGGGAGGCAGCAGGGGACCGAGACAGCCCCAAGGCTGTGGGTCACCCAGACAGACTGGACCCAGCCACTAGGGATGAGGAGCACCCAGGCACTCAGACAAGGAGAGCAGTGCACATGGACTTACCTGCGAGCAGGACGGTGGTGATGGACAGAGACAGCGCCGAAACCAGAGAGCTCCTGGACCCGCAGGCCCTGGACACAGGGAGCAGGGAGGTCAGCGTGGCTCAGGtcaggagtgagagagtgagaagtcACCGGCTCTCGGCCACCACCAGCACTGCCAAGAGTGAGAATCAGGAGCGGACGAGTCCATGTGGACTGTGCAGGACAGGAGCGGTGACCAGAGGCGTCCCTGATGCAGGCGAGAGCACCACCACAGTCCGTCATCTGGACACTGAGGCTGAGAGTACAGAGGAGACCCCAGGACCCCAGCATCAGAGGAGTCCGGCTGGCCCAGTCATAAGCAGGACTACGGCAGGCACAACTGCAGATAAACTGGACAGTGTGGACAGCCTGAGGGCCAGCAGCAGTGAGAGATTTGAGCGCTATGGTCATACTTTCGGAAATACCTTGTAG
- the csnk2a1 gene encoding casein kinase II subunit alpha: protein MSGPVPSRSRVYPDVNTQRPREYWDYESHVVEWGNQDDYQLVRKLGRGKYSEVFEAINITNNEKVVVKILKPVKKKKIKREIKILENLRGGPNIITLLDIVKDPVSRTPALVFEHVNNTDFKQLYQTLSDYDIRFYMYEILKALDYCHSMGIMHRDVKPHNVMIDHEHRKLRLIDWGLAEFYHPNQEYNVRVASRYFKGPELLVDYQMYDYSLDMWSLGCMLASMIFRKEPFFHGHDNYDQLVRIAKVLGTEDLYDYIDKYNIELDPRFNDILGRHSRKRWERFVHSENQHLVSTEALDFLDKLLRYDHQARLTAREAMDHPYFYPIVKDQGRGAATTNMAASSTPVSSSSMMAGITSMTSTTQPMANIAGSPVISAPNTLATQVPAATGAQP from the exons ATGTCCGGCCCTGTGCCCAGCCGCTCCCGAGTTTACCCTGATGTAAATACACAGAGGCCCCGCGAGTACTGGGATTATGAGTCCCATGTGGTGGAATGGGG GAATCAAGATGACTACCAGCTGGTCCGGAAGCTTGGCCGTGGGAAATACAGTGAAGTGTTTGAGGCTATAAACATTACAAACAATGAGAAGGTTGTAGTCAAAATTCTCAAG CCagtaaaaaagaagaaaatcaAGCGTGAGATTAAGATTCTTGAGAACCTGCGAGGAGGTCCCAACATAATCACACTTTTAGACATCGTCAAGGACCCTGTG TCCCGAACTCCAGCCCTGGTTTTTGAGCATGTGAACAACACAGACTTTAAG CAATTGTATCAAACGTTATCAGACTATGACATTCGTTTCTACATGTATGAAATCTTAAAG GCCCTGGACTACTGTCACAGTATGGGAATCATGCACAGAGATGTGAAGCCACACAATGTCATGATCGATCATGAGCACAGAAAG CTTCGTCTGATTGACTGGGGCTTGGCGGAATTCTACCACCCAAACCAAGAGTACAACGTGCGGGTGGCATCTAGGTACTTCAAAGGTCCTGAGCTTCTGGTGGACTACCAG ATGTACGACTACAGTCTGGACATGTGGAGTCTGGGGTGTATGCTGGCCAGTATGATTTTCCGCAAGGAGCCCTTTTTCCATGGCCATGACAATTATGATCAG CTGGTCCGCATTGCAAAGGTGCTGGGCACTGAGGACCTGTATGACTACATTGACAAATACAACATCGAGTTAGACCCACGGTTCAATGACATTCTGGGCAG GCATTCGCGCAAGAGATGGGAGCGCTTTGTGCACAGTGAGAACCAGCATCTGGTGAGCACTGAGGCCCTGGACTTCCTCGACAAGCTGCTACGCTACGATCACCAGGCGCGCCTCACAGCCAGAGAGGCCATGGATCATCCTTACTTTT ACCCCATAGTGAAAGACCAGGGCCGGGGTGCTGCCACCACCAACATGGCTGCCAGCTCCACTCCAGTCAGCTCCTCCAGTATGATGGCCG gcATCACCTCTATGACCTCCACCACACAACCGATGGCCAACATCGCTGGCTCTCCCGTGATCTCCGCCCCCAACACGCTGGCCACGCAGGTCCCTGCTGCCACCGGAGCGCAGCCCTGA
- the LOC125306364 gene encoding protein tyrosine phosphatase type IVA 3-like translates to MARMNRPDPVELCYKNMRFLITHNPTNATLSTFIEDLKKYGATTVVRVCEVTYDKTPLEKDGITVMDWPFDDGAPPPTKIVDDWLYLLKNKFCEDPGSCVAVHCVAGLGRAPVLVALALIESGMKYEDAIQFIRQKRRGAINSKQLTYLEKYRSKQRLRFKDPQNHKNKCSIM, encoded by the exons ATGGCCAGGATGAACCGGCCGGACCCCGTTGAGCTCTGCTACAAAAACATGCGCTTTCTCATCACGCACAACCCCACCAATGCCACTCTCAGCACGTTCATTGAG GACTTGAAGAAGTATGGTGCAACGACAgttgtgcgagtgtgtgaggTCACCTATGACAAAACACCCCTGGAGAAGGATGGGATTACAGTGATG GATTGGCCCTTTGATGATGGTGCTCCACCACCTACTAAGATAGTGGATGACTGGTTGTACTTGCTGAAGAACAAGTTCTGTGAGGATCCTGGCAGCTGTGTGGCTGTTCACTGTGTCGCTGGACTGGGTCG AGCGCCTGTACTGGTTGCCTTGGCACTGATCGAGAGCGGGATGAAGTACGAGGATGCCATACAGTTCATCAGACA GAAGCGCCGAGGAGCCATCAATAGCAAACAGCTGACGTATTTAGAGAAGTACAGGTCCAAGCAGAGACTGCGCTTCAAAGACCCACAAAACCACAAGAACAAATGCTCCATCATGTAA